Within the Gammaproteobacteria bacterium genome, the region CAATACCCGCCCAATAAACATCTTGAGGTAATTGGTTTCCGGGATTGCCGGATGCACGGGATGATCTGGTCCCTGATGCCCTTGTTCGATGATTTGCAGGTTACGGTCGATATGACGCGAGGCACGTAACATGGCGTCCATCAAGGCAGGGCGCGGCAGGTGAAATGAGCAGGAGGCCGAGATGATGATGCCATCCTTGCCGAGCACTTGCATCGCTTGCTGGTTGATGCGCTGATAGGCCTCAAGGCCGGCACGCATGTCCTTTTTTCGTTTGATGAACGCGGGTGGGTCGAGAATAACGACATCGAATTTCTCACGCTCAGCACGCAGGGCTTTAAGTACCTCGAAGGCGTCGCCATGCATACCTTTGACACGTTCGGCGGCACCGTTGAGTGCGGCATTGTGCTGCGCGGCAGCAAGTGCTGCCTCGGAGCTGTCGACGCATGTCACCTCGCTGGCGCCCGCTGCCGCGGCTTGCACGCCCCAGCCACCGATATAGCTAAATACGTCAAGCACGCGCTTGCCGCGCACATACTGCTGCATGCGCGCGCGGTTGAGGCGGTGATCGTAGAACCAGCCTGTCTTTTGCCCCGCGAGCAGCGGTGCAACGAATTGCACGCCATTTTCCTCCAATGTCACCGTTTCGGGAGCGGTGCCCAGGACCGTTTCCACATAGCTGTCCAATCCCTCCATGGCGCGGCTGCTGGTGTCGTTGCGCAGCACGATGCACGAAGGTTTGATCACCTGATCCAACGCCGCCACGATTTCGTCTTTGCACCGCTCCATGCCCGCCGTGGTGATCTGCGCTACCAGTACGTCGCCAAAGCGATCCACCACCAAGCCGGGGAGGCCATCGCTGTCACCGAATGCCAGGCGATAATAGGGTTTGTCGAACAACGCCTCGCGCAGTGATAGCGCCATATTGAGGCG harbors:
- a CDS encoding class I SAM-dependent rRNA methyltransferase, which codes for MTLPPLRLKKNEDRRLRAGHLWVFSNEVDTAKTPLTAFEAGHKIEIQDYRGEVIGNGYVNPHSLICARLVSRDPERVLNKSLLVHRLNMALSLREALFDKPYYRLAFGDSDGLPGLVVDRFGDVLVAQITTAGMERCKDEIVAALDQVIKPSCIVLRNDTSSRAMEGLDSYVETVLGTAPETVTLEENGVQFVAPLLAGQKTGWFYDHRLNRARMQQYVRGKRVLDVFSYIGGWGVQAAAAGASEVTCVDSSEAALAAAQHNAALNGAAERVKGMHGDAFEVLKALRAEREKFDVVILDPPAFIKRKKDMRAGLEAYQRINQQAMQVLGKDGIIISASCSFHLPRPALMDAMLRASRHIDRNLQIIEQGHQGPDHPVHPAIPETNYLKMFIGRVLPSA